In Candidatus Desulforudis audaxviator MP104C, a genomic segment contains:
- a CDS encoding tRNA lysidine(34) synthetase, which translates to MNKTEHYGKWFLTRVKKAVGDYRMIEPGDRVAAGVSGGKDSTALLYILAYLRDYSHLRFELEAVMLDLGWGEVDFEPHREFCRRLGVPLHIHVRPVAGIIRDKEGMNPCKLCGKLRAGILNQAALSLGANRVALGHHLDDVIETYLLNLIFTGQMKTFRPSTYLTNTGLTLIRPLVYLPERVLSGLTAGKGFPVIENPCPYNGRTKRDEMKAVVTELASRYPKFRERFLSGLQNVDLENLWEQRRPGSVADAEELRTRRSAPEPEASGGARRERGQHGDAQDPRRAAGEPGGSAEGTS; encoded by the coding sequence GTGAACAAGACCGAGCACTACGGGAAATGGTTTTTGACCCGGGTGAAAAAGGCTGTCGGGGACTACCGGATGATTGAGCCCGGCGACCGGGTGGCGGCCGGAGTCTCCGGCGGCAAGGACAGTACCGCCCTGCTCTACATTCTGGCCTACCTGCGGGACTATTCCCACCTGCGGTTCGAACTGGAAGCCGTGATGCTGGATCTCGGATGGGGCGAAGTTGATTTCGAGCCGCACCGGGAGTTCTGCCGGCGCCTGGGGGTGCCTCTGCATATTCACGTCCGACCGGTGGCCGGAATCATCCGGGATAAGGAGGGGATGAACCCCTGCAAACTCTGCGGTAAGCTCCGAGCGGGCATTTTGAACCAGGCTGCCCTGTCACTGGGGGCAAACCGGGTGGCGCTCGGTCACCACCTGGACGACGTGATTGAAACTTATCTTCTGAATTTGATTTTCACGGGACAGATGAAGACCTTCCGGCCCAGCACTTACCTGACCAACACCGGCCTGACCTTGATCCGGCCCCTGGTGTACCTGCCCGAGCGAGTTCTCTCCGGCCTGACGGCTGGCAAGGGGTTCCCGGTGATCGAAAACCCCTGCCCCTACAACGGGCGGACCAAGCGGGACGAGATGAAGGCCGTCGTTACCGAACTGGCGTCCCGGTACCCGAAGTTCCGGGAAAGGTTCTTGAGCGGTCTGCAAAACGTCGACCTGGAAAACCTCTGGGAACAGCGGCGTCCGGGTTCCGTGGCGGACGCGGAAGAATTGCGGACGCGGCGTTCGGCGCCGGAGCCGGAGGCGTCTGGCGGGGCGCGGCGTGAACGGGGGCAACACGGCGACGCTCAAGACCCCCGCCGTGCGGCAGGAGAACCGGGTGGGTCTGCAGAAGGAACCTCGTGA
- a CDS encoding tetratricopeptide repeat protein produces MDQRHYRTVYVGRHSKWEPDEPGLRPDPEPDFTPEERGRLLGEIQAAARARKFTLMESLLRRLLAVDEHCAEAWYGLGMLLLQDGSLEEAYDSLSEYAMLAGVREAAEKVELALFFLERLAGGGDELPYEIQDELEEGFLAAFSEPGWSDVPRAALKGLTPREAVRDREGKRQVLKLMRDKGWFLDAAVQAVEGVG; encoded by the coding sequence GTGGATCAGAGGCACTATCGTACGGTCTATGTCGGACGCCATTCGAAGTGGGAGCCGGACGAACCCGGCCTCCGGCCGGATCCCGAGCCCGATTTCACTCCGGAGGAGCGGGGGCGCCTCCTGGGGGAAATCCAGGCGGCCGCGCGGGCGCGCAAGTTCACCCTGATGGAGTCGCTGCTCCGGCGTCTTCTGGCGGTCGACGAGCACTGTGCTGAAGCCTGGTACGGGCTCGGAATGCTCCTGCTCCAGGACGGGAGCCTCGAGGAGGCCTACGACAGCCTGAGCGAGTACGCGATGCTGGCCGGCGTCCGGGAGGCTGCGGAAAAGGTGGAACTGGCGCTGTTCTTTCTGGAGCGCCTGGCCGGCGGCGGGGATGAGTTGCCGTACGAGATTCAGGATGAACTGGAAGAGGGATTCCTCGCGGCTTTTTCCGAACCGGGCTGGTCTGACGTCCCGCGGGCCGCCCTGAAAGGGCTGACCCCGCGCGAGGCCGTCCGCGACCGGGAGGGGAAAAGGCAGGTCCTTAAGTTGATGCGGGATAAGGGCTGGTTTCTCGACGCGGCGGTCCAGGCGGTGGAGGGAGTGGGGTGA
- a CDS encoding methyltransferase, translating to MIVLPNRDQLVFPDELLLAGAAVRCGLIEALRAGPRPVAEVAQVIEADHRALERLIEALVQLGYLELENSVVALAPEARRMLFEPESEDYTGFAFMHAYSRLGSWLALPEVIRTGKPPRKERSPEKIRYFMDAMREHARPVADAVVDLCLEGLSPPLRLLDLGGGPLNYAVPFARRGVAVTVQDMPEVVALMAPLVPPGLEIKLVGRDFREELAPGPFEVAFLGNITHIYGPDENRDLFSGVAEVLTPGGRIAILDYVRGVSTRAAYMGVNMLVSSASGGVWRADEYTAWLEAAGFGPPRIRSIEERQVLVAHLR from the coding sequence GTGATCGTTTTGCCGAACAGGGACCAGTTGGTTTTCCCCGACGAGTTGCTGCTGGCCGGGGCGGCCGTCAGGTGCGGCCTGATTGAAGCCCTGCGGGCCGGCCCGAGGCCGGTGGCTGAAGTGGCGCAAGTCATCGAAGCGGACCACCGTGCCCTCGAACGCCTGATTGAGGCACTGGTGCAATTGGGGTACCTCGAACTGGAAAACAGTGTTGTGGCGCTTGCCCCGGAAGCGCGGCGGATGCTCTTTGAACCGGAGAGTGAGGACTATACAGGTTTCGCCTTCATGCACGCCTACAGCCGGCTGGGGAGCTGGCTGGCACTGCCGGAAGTGATCAGGACGGGCAAGCCGCCGCGCAAGGAGCGCAGCCCCGAAAAGATCCGCTACTTTATGGACGCCATGCGAGAGCACGCCCGCCCGGTGGCTGACGCGGTGGTTGACCTTTGCCTGGAGGGCCTGTCCCCCCCGCTGCGTCTCCTGGACCTGGGCGGCGGGCCGTTGAATTACGCCGTGCCTTTCGCCCGGCGGGGCGTGGCGGTCACCGTGCAGGACATGCCCGAGGTTGTCGCCCTGATGGCGCCCCTGGTGCCCCCCGGCCTTGAGATCAAACTGGTGGGGAGAGATTTCCGGGAGGAACTGGCGCCGGGACCGTTCGAGGTGGCTTTTCTGGGCAACATCACGCACATATACGGCCCGGACGAAAACCGGGACCTGTTTTCCGGGGTGGCCGAAGTGCTCACCCCGGGGGGCCGGATCGCCATCCTGGACTACGTCCGCGGGGTCAGTACCCGGGCCGCCTACATGGGAGTGAACATGCTGGTTTCGTCAGCGTCCGGCGGGGTGTGGAGGGCGGACGAATACACCGCCTGGTTGGAGGCGGCCGGGTTCGGCCCGCCGCGGATCAGGAGCATTGAGGAACGGCAGGTGCTGGTGGCCCATTTGCGGTAG
- a CDS encoding acyl-CoA dehydratase activase has protein sequence MFVVGIDIGSLSAEAVVLRDGEMAGYSILPTGADSRLAAEKALALALERAGCPLREVVFAVATGYGRVNVPFADLQVTEITCHARGAVYLYPDTRTVIDIGGQDSKVIRLEDGGAVIDFAMNDKCAAGTGRFLEVMARALEVGVEDLAALAGEAGKAAQISSLCTVFAESEVVALIGQGAPRAEIARGLLESVADRTAGLAVRVGVQPEVTMTGGVAKNTGVVSALAARLGVPIRVPPEPQIVGALGAALIARSRALKR, from the coding sequence ATGTTCGTGGTCGGAATCGACATCGGGTCTTTGTCCGCCGAAGCTGTGGTGCTGCGCGACGGGGAAATGGCGGGGTACAGTATTTTGCCCACCGGCGCCGACAGCCGCCTGGCGGCCGAAAAGGCTCTTGCCTTGGCCCTCGAACGGGCGGGATGCCCGCTGCGGGAGGTGGTTTTTGCCGTGGCGACCGGTTACGGCCGCGTGAACGTGCCGTTCGCTGACCTGCAGGTGACCGAAATCACCTGCCACGCCCGGGGCGCCGTGTACCTTTATCCCGACACCCGGACCGTGATCGACATCGGCGGACAGGACAGCAAGGTGATCCGGCTTGAAGACGGGGGGGCGGTCATCGACTTCGCCATGAATGATAAGTGCGCGGCCGGCACGGGGCGGTTCCTGGAAGTCATGGCCCGGGCCCTGGAGGTCGGGGTTGAAGACCTGGCGGCGCTTGCCGGAGAGGCCGGTAAGGCGGCTCAAATCAGCAGCCTGTGCACCGTGTTCGCGGAGTCCGAGGTGGTGGCCCTGATTGGGCAGGGGGCGCCGCGGGCGGAAATCGCCCGGGGTCTTCTTGAATCGGTGGCCGACCGGACCGCCGGACTGGCCGTCCGGGTGGGAGTACAGCCGGAGGTGACCATGACCGGGGGGGTGGCCAAGAACACAGGAGTGGTAAGCGCACTGGCGGCCCGCCTTGGGGTGCCCATCCGGGTTCCGCCGGAGCCGCAGATTGTAGGCGCCCTTGGTGCGGCCCTGATTGCGCGCTCCCGGGCCCTCAAAAGATGA
- a CDS encoding DUF456 domain-containing protein: protein MTTLALLVALLFFLAGLAGIVFPVLPGPVLIWVGMLIYGFMTGFEGLTWVFFAGQGLAVALTVFVDYAATVWGVHRFGGSRIAVWGGVAGAVLGMVVLGPFGIITGPFLGAFAAELLARGSTRQALRVGVGTLIGFVGSTLTKILIAGAMLLWFFVVIF, encoded by the coding sequence ATGACGACACTGGCGCTTCTGGTGGCCCTGCTCTTTTTCCTGGCCGGCTTGGCCGGCATCGTGTTTCCGGTGCTGCCCGGTCCGGTACTGATCTGGGTAGGTATGCTGATCTACGGGTTCATGACCGGCTTCGAGGGCCTGACCTGGGTCTTTTTCGCGGGTCAGGGCCTGGCCGTGGCGCTGACCGTTTTCGTTGACTATGCCGCCACCGTCTGGGGCGTGCACCGGTTCGGCGGTTCCAGGATCGCCGTTTGGGGAGGCGTCGCCGGAGCGGTCCTGGGCATGGTCGTCCTGGGTCCGTTCGGAATCATCACCGGGCCGTTTCTTGGCGCTTTCGCCGCCGAACTCCTGGCCCGGGGTTCAACCAGGCAGGCCCTGCGCGTCGGGGTCGGCACCCTGATCGGTTTTGTGGGCAGTACGCTCACCAAAATCCTAATCGCCGGCGCCATGCTCCTCTGGTTCTTCGTCGTCATCTTTTGA
- a CDS encoding DUF503 domain-containing protein: MRVGILTVELFLGEAGSLKDKRRHLKSLLTRLRNRYNVSVAEVDHQGNWQRATLAVAVVSNRTAHVDESLREVVNFIAAQTALEIIGHRTEVL; encoded by the coding sequence ATGCGCGTCGGCATTCTCACCGTCGAACTGTTTCTGGGGGAGGCCGGCTCCCTCAAGGACAAGCGCAGGCACCTCAAAAGCCTTTTGACCCGGCTGCGGAACCGCTACAACGTATCGGTCGCCGAGGTGGACCACCAGGGGAACTGGCAGCGGGCCACCCTCGCGGTTGCGGTGGTCAGCAACCGAACCGCGCACGTCGACGAGTCGCTCCGGGAAGTGGTCAATTTCATCGCCGCCCAGACCGCCCTGGAAATCATCGGTCACCGGACGGAAGTGCTCTAA
- the tnpA gene encoding IS200/IS605 family transposase yields METKKTRYAHYNINYHFVWIPKYRRRILVGKVAEEFEQLLRKVCKDREVEILDLSVQPDHVHLFVSAPPRHAPSELVNTFKGYTSRYLRQKFPELSKQTGKGLWTRTYYVGTAGTVSAETIKRYIEECQDE; encoded by the coding sequence ATGGAAACAAAGAAAACCAGGTATGCACACTACAACATCAACTACCACTTTGTTTGGATACCCAAGTACCGGAGAAGGATTTTAGTTGGAAAAGTAGCGGAAGAATTCGAGCAGTTGCTGCGGAAAGTCTGCAAAGACCGGGAAGTCGAGATACTGGACCTGTCCGTGCAGCCCGACCATGTGCACCTGTTTGTGTCCGCGCCGCCCAGGCACGCGCCCTCTGAACTGGTCAACACGTTCAAGGGCTACACGTCCCGGTATTTGCGCCAAAAATTCCCCGAGTTGAGCAAACAGACAGGAAAAGGACTGTGGACGCGCACTTACTATGTCGGCACAGCCGGCACTGTATCCGCTGAGACCATCAAACGCTACATCGAAGAGTGCCAGGACGAGTAG
- a CDS encoding RNA-guided endonuclease InsQ/TnpB family protein produces the protein MGWAKKKGKKQENRLYLTRVAPLPLDKWLPVFEIPMLAGTKLWNSCVWESREARKNGTKYPTESEMKEKFKGYESWKRLHSQSSQSVVEEYFEAVRSYVKHKDNGRDEMRPPGFKPKATLRTITWKRQGFECREGLLTLKLSRKLDDIGVSLPEGFDTLELPDGTVLKGTPVEVKVKAVYRKGKVVGLEMHVTWDFGVVPMVLAGKVSAYDLNAALVARGSTEGSQQLIVCRELLSLIQYRNKVIAEFQQKMSRCKEGSRRWKALLSAKRKALKKLERRIKQLTNALTKLMAGLDQAEDITFSVLGDLTDIRRKSRSGDKDKKASQKINQLPYAQIEQQHAYKSLLRQVYPDKASERYSSQTCSHCGTRNKSYRVHRGLWCCKKCRATMHADLNGVNGIMKNYLFGHCGIEQPFPLKPPEVYRWNKRLNRFVKVSPRASA, from the coding sequence GTGGGCTGGGCAAAGAAAAAAGGCAAGAAGCAGGAAAACCGGCTGTACCTGACCAGGGTAGCGCCGCTTCCGCTGGATAAATGGCTGCCCGTCTTCGAGATACCCATGCTTGCTGGGACGAAGCTGTGGAACTCCTGCGTGTGGGAGAGCCGGGAAGCCCGCAAAAACGGCACAAAGTACCCGACTGAAAGCGAGATGAAGGAAAAGTTCAAGGGCTACGAGTCCTGGAAACGGCTCCACTCCCAGAGTTCCCAGTCTGTGGTGGAAGAGTATTTCGAGGCGGTGCGCTCCTACGTCAAACATAAAGACAACGGACGCGACGAGATGCGCCCGCCCGGATTCAAGCCCAAAGCTACCTTGCGCACTATAACCTGGAAGCGGCAGGGCTTCGAGTGCCGGGAAGGCCTTTTGACCCTGAAGCTCTCCCGCAAGCTGGACGACATCGGAGTGTCACTTCCCGAGGGCTTTGACACCCTGGAATTGCCCGACGGCACAGTTTTGAAGGGGACGCCTGTCGAGGTCAAGGTGAAAGCGGTTTACCGCAAGGGGAAAGTGGTTGGTTTAGAGATGCACGTCACCTGGGACTTCGGCGTGGTGCCGATGGTGCTGGCCGGCAAGGTGTCGGCCTACGATTTAAACGCCGCCCTGGTCGCCAGGGGTTCCACCGAAGGCAGCCAGCAGTTAATCGTCTGCCGGGAACTGCTCTCTTTAATCCAGTACCGGAACAAAGTAATCGCCGAGTTCCAGCAGAAGATGTCCCGGTGCAAGGAAGGTTCCCGCAGGTGGAAAGCTCTTTTAAGCGCCAAGCGCAAAGCCCTTAAGAAATTGGAGCGCCGGATTAAGCAGTTGACCAACGCCTTGACCAAACTGATGGCCGGACTGGATCAGGCGGAAGACATAACCTTCTCTGTCCTAGGTGACTTAACCGACATCAGGCGGAAGTCCAGGTCCGGCGACAAGGACAAAAAAGCCAGCCAGAAGATTAACCAGTTACCTTACGCTCAAATCGAGCAGCAGCACGCGTACAAGTCCCTGCTCAGGCAGGTATATCCGGACAAAGCGAGCGAGAGATACAGCTCTCAGACGTGCAGTCATTGCGGGACGAGGAACAAATCTTACCGGGTCCACCGGGGCCTTTGGTGCTGCAAGAAGTGCCGTGCGACGATGCACGCCGATTTAAACGGTGTTAACGGCATCATGAAGAATTACCTGTTCGGGCACTGTGGTATAGAGCAGCCTTTCCCGCTCAAGCCGCCGGAAGTGTATCGGTGGAATAAAAGGTTGAACAGGTTTGTAAAAGTATCTCCAAGGGCATCGGCGTGA